Proteins from one Desulfonema limicola genomic window:
- a CDS encoding thioesterase family protein — MKDSLQPGLTFEFQYTVPEDKTVPGLFPEFPEGRVMPNVFASGYMVGLFEFACIKALNPHLDWPDEQSVGIGFNLNHTAATPPGFTVTVKGRLDKVEGRKLTFNIIADDGIDTISKGTHERFVINAAKFKEAVAEKAGKLQK; from the coding sequence ATGAAAGATTCTTTACAGCCGGGGCTTACATTTGAATTTCAATATACAGTACCTGAAGATAAAACTGTGCCTGGTTTATTTCCTGAATTTCCAGAAGGCCGGGTAATGCCCAATGTTTTTGCATCAGGATATATGGTAGGTTTATTTGAATTTGCCTGCATTAAAGCTTTAAATCCCCATCTTGACTGGCCTGATGAGCAAAGTGTGGGCATAGGATTTAATTTAAATCATACAGCAGCCACTCCTCCTGGATTTACAGTAACAGTCAAAGGAAGACTGGACAAGGTAGAAGGCAGGAAACTGACTTTTAATATAATAGCTGATGATGGTATTGATACAATATCCAAAGGAACTCATGAAAGATTTGTAATTAATGCTGCAAAATTTAAAGAAGCTGTTGCTGAAAAAGCGGGAAAACTGCAAAAATAA